One part of the Chrysemys picta bellii isolate R12L10 chromosome 14, ASM1138683v2, whole genome shotgun sequence genome encodes these proteins:
- the IRX3 gene encoding iroquois-class homeodomain protein IRX-3 isoform X1, producing MSFPQLGYQYIRPIYPSERQGSGSARSGTELTPSGTLSNVLSSMYGAPYAAAAAAQGYGAFLPYTAELPIFPQLGAQYELKDSPGVQHPAFPHHHPAFYPYGQYQFGDPSRPKNATRESTSTLKAWLNEHRKNPYPTKGEKIMLAIITKMTLTQVSTWFANARRRLKKENKMTWAPRSRTDEEGNSYGSDHEGEEDKREDEEEIDLENIDTEHMESHKDELEEDPDLLHSDSKTDSEGSEGFEDLPGSEERFLKAMEGERPHPPAGGLEPLKLPHQQHRLSPPAPASPPTEGSLASAGQKPKIWSLAETATSPDNPRKSPGGGSGCSPPAAAPQSLPLAPPPPHRLVSSCPLGKFPNWTSRAFSAHHHHPHPLTLLNTPHLLGLGATPGAASSAAAIAAFSRPADQAQSTDSAGTDRSSALEVEKKLIKTAFQPVQRRPQNQLDAAMVLSALSSS from the exons ATGTCTTTCCCCCAGCTGGGCTACCAGTATATCAGGCCGATTTACCCCTCTGAgcgccaggggagcggcagcgcTCGAAGCGGGACAGAGCTCACCCCGTCCGGTACTCTCTCCAATGTTTTATCCTCCATGTACGGAGCGCCTTACGCCGCCGCCGCGGCAGCTCAAGGatatggtgctttcctgccctaCACCGCCGAGCTCCCCATCTTCCCGCAGCTG GGTGCCCAGTACGAGCTGAAGGACAGCCCCGGCGTCCAGCACCCGGCCTTCCCTCACCACCACCCCGCTTTCTACCCCTATGGGCAGTACCAGTTCGGGGACCCGTCCCGGCCCAAGAACGCCACCCGGGAGAGCACCAGCACCCTCAAGGCCTGGCTGAACGAGCACCGCAAGAACCCCTACCCCACCAAGGGCGAGAAGATCATGCTGGCCATCATCACCAAAATGACCCTCACCCAGGTCTCCACCTGGTTCGCCAACGCCCGGCGGCGGCTCAAAAAGGAGAATAAAATGACCTGGGCGCCCCGCAGCCGGACGGACGAGGAGGGCAACTCCTACGGGAGCGACCACGAGGGGGAAGAGGACAAGCGGGAGGACGAGGAGGAGATCGACCTGGAGAACATCGACACGGAGCACATGGAGAGCCACAAGGACGAGCTGGAGGAGGACCCCGATCTGCTGCACTCCGACTCCAAGACGGACTCGGAAGGCTCCGAGGGCTTCGAGGACTTGCCCGGCTCCGAGGAGCGCTTCCTCAAGGCCATGGAGGGGGAGCGCCCCCACCCGCCCGCCGGGGGGCTGGAGCCCCTCAAGctgccccaccagcagcaccgCCTCTCCCCGCCTGCCCCGGCCTCGCCCCCGACGGAGGGCAGCTTAGCCAGCGCGGGGCAGAAGCCCAAGATCTGGTCCCTGGCTGAGACGGCCACCAGCCCGGACAACCCCCGCAAGTCCCCCGGGGGcggcagcggctgctcccccccAGCGGCGGCCCCCCAGAGCTTGCCGCTGGCCCCGCCTCCGCCCCACAGACTCGTCTCCTCCTGTCCGCTGGGCAAGTTTCCCAACTGGACCAGCCGGGCTTTCTCGgcccaccaccaccatccgcaCCCGCTCACCTTACTGAACACTCCCCACCTGCTGGGACTCGGGGCCACCCCCGGCGCAGCCTCCAGTGCTGCAGCCATCGCTGCCTTCTCCAGACCCGCCGACCAGGCTCAGAGCACGGACTCCGCTGGAACAG aTCGATCTAGTGCCTTGGAAGTAGAGAAAAAGTTAATAAAGACAGCTTTCCAGCCAGTTCAGAGGCG GCCCCAGAACCAACTTGATGCAGCTATGGTTCTATCAGCGTTGTCATCATCAtag
- the IRX3 gene encoding iroquois-class homeodomain protein IRX-3 isoform X2, whose translation MSFPQLGYQYIRPIYPSERQGSGSARSGTELTPSGTLSNVLSSMYGAPYAAAAAAQGYGAFLPYTAELPIFPQLGAQYELKDSPGVQHPAFPHHHPAFYPYGQYQFGDPSRPKNATRESTSTLKAWLNEHRKNPYPTKGEKIMLAIITKMTLTQVSTWFANARRRLKKENKMTWAPRSRTDEEGNSYGSDHEGEEDKREDEEEIDLENIDTEHMESHKDELEEDPDLLHSDSKTDSEGSEGFEDLPGSEERFLKAMEGERPHPPAGGLEPLKLPHQQHRLSPPAPASPPTEGSLASAGQKPKIWSLAETATSPDNPRKSPGGGSGCSPPAAAPQSLPLAPPPPHRLVSSCPLGKFPNWTSRAFSAHHHHPHPLTLLNTPHLLGLGATPGAASSAAAIAAFSRPADQAQSTDSAGTGPRTNLMQLWFYQRCHHHS comes from the exons ATGTCTTTCCCCCAGCTGGGCTACCAGTATATCAGGCCGATTTACCCCTCTGAgcgccaggggagcggcagcgcTCGAAGCGGGACAGAGCTCACCCCGTCCGGTACTCTCTCCAATGTTTTATCCTCCATGTACGGAGCGCCTTACGCCGCCGCCGCGGCAGCTCAAGGatatggtgctttcctgccctaCACCGCCGAGCTCCCCATCTTCCCGCAGCTG GGTGCCCAGTACGAGCTGAAGGACAGCCCCGGCGTCCAGCACCCGGCCTTCCCTCACCACCACCCCGCTTTCTACCCCTATGGGCAGTACCAGTTCGGGGACCCGTCCCGGCCCAAGAACGCCACCCGGGAGAGCACCAGCACCCTCAAGGCCTGGCTGAACGAGCACCGCAAGAACCCCTACCCCACCAAGGGCGAGAAGATCATGCTGGCCATCATCACCAAAATGACCCTCACCCAGGTCTCCACCTGGTTCGCCAACGCCCGGCGGCGGCTCAAAAAGGAGAATAAAATGACCTGGGCGCCCCGCAGCCGGACGGACGAGGAGGGCAACTCCTACGGGAGCGACCACGAGGGGGAAGAGGACAAGCGGGAGGACGAGGAGGAGATCGACCTGGAGAACATCGACACGGAGCACATGGAGAGCCACAAGGACGAGCTGGAGGAGGACCCCGATCTGCTGCACTCCGACTCCAAGACGGACTCGGAAGGCTCCGAGGGCTTCGAGGACTTGCCCGGCTCCGAGGAGCGCTTCCTCAAGGCCATGGAGGGGGAGCGCCCCCACCCGCCCGCCGGGGGGCTGGAGCCCCTCAAGctgccccaccagcagcaccgCCTCTCCCCGCCTGCCCCGGCCTCGCCCCCGACGGAGGGCAGCTTAGCCAGCGCGGGGCAGAAGCCCAAGATCTGGTCCCTGGCTGAGACGGCCACCAGCCCGGACAACCCCCGCAAGTCCCCCGGGGGcggcagcggctgctcccccccAGCGGCGGCCCCCCAGAGCTTGCCGCTGGCCCCGCCTCCGCCCCACAGACTCGTCTCCTCCTGTCCGCTGGGCAAGTTTCCCAACTGGACCAGCCGGGCTTTCTCGgcccaccaccaccatccgcaCCCGCTCACCTTACTGAACACTCCCCACCTGCTGGGACTCGGGGCCACCCCCGGCGCAGCCTCCAGTGCTGCAGCCATCGCTGCCTTCTCCAGACCCGCCGACCAGGCTCAGAGCACGGACTCCGCTGGAACAG GCCCCAGAACCAACTTGATGCAGCTATGGTTCTATCAGCGTTGTCATCATCAtagttaa